The Vibrio tasmaniensis genome includes a region encoding these proteins:
- a CDS encoding DUF3320 domain-containing protein: MNSNLKDIFDKSRQELLDMGLRGNTLLNVGKGAKTLDIVDEKSEQVFKLLVGESKTMSFLSAPDSLDTEDNKSISLTDLTTHLEERNGDKRHSDNALQTQLFRKSLDTRLLKLSTEATTFVQEQGVDLLYLAMGFVKWFEDDNSDKPRYAPLVLVPVEIFRADAGDTYKIRYTENELGTNLTLAAKLKMEFGTILPDLEEGEDGYDYQGYLDLVSTAISGERRWSVESDKIVLSFFSFGKFQMYQDLSDEVWPEGKKPSENALIQKLFTEDFESDSTLLDSTPMDVNRVEEVQLVLDSDSSQTEAVLAARTGANLVIQGPPGTGKSQTITNIISQALADNKKVLFVAEKMAALDVVKRRLDNCHIGDSVLELHSHKANKKSVLSSLENTLLQHAPITPERSEDIDRLVSLRNKLDDYCQSINESIANTEVSYHDALGYRSQLERIIIEASIATGDLPSKDFDLNVWDKSYYLSALAKITEVVDYLAEHNAPSLNLFSSTSLTDYSPADDKLAQNLVSELKSTQEKIITQITKLHSCADYVTPITNYTDCVSVFEGLSLIADRPELESVDANSSAWESKGDVILDFALQGATLQDQKSELSTHFVDNALDYDWIPIRGSLLTTGQKWWRFLSGDYRQAKSTYTGMCKSGLVGGASDWIEKIDTVLKYRSTQKHFVESAQLAIDTIGSHFKSESTDWKAILKPLQWVNQCHVGIKSGSLDSSLAQYLDPSKEIGFSTIELEQVKELISQRNEVMGQLASLLQLDLANFIVRCDSLPCDGVELFDTDLQKFYPLTRFNRLASELDSVGLCDWRKKAFVWSDTPTLIRDCFKFTFYSALVEHQYDSRDEIRYFDRVEHEKQIEQFSAIDGQLFHFAQETLVKQLYDNLPNPSARGEVETLRREFNKKRRQMPIRRLLNKSGRVIQQTKPVFMMSPMSIATYLEPGVVEFDLVIFDEASQVKVADALGAIMRGKQVIVVGDTKQMPPTSFFGKQLVLDDEDAEESVTADMESILGMFLASGTPEKMLKWHYRSRHESLIAVSNQEFYDNKLMIFPSSGINPHAKGLSLNYLPNTTYDRGGSRSNMGEAAAVAEAVIRHAKTTPNQTLGVVAFSTAQRDAILLEVERLRKTNPDLEHFFGEHEEGEDFFVKNLENVQGDERDTIYISIGYGKTNEGRLPMSFGPLNSDGGERRLNVLISRARMCMEVFSNFKGDEMPTTDASPFGVRALKNFLHYAETGDLVKREETGKGPDSPFEEEVISSIRSLGYQVQPQVGCAGFYIDIAVRDPNKPGRYMLAVECDGATYHSSKSARDRDRIRQSVLEGLGWRFHRIWSTDWFRNRHKETERLDDAIKSTIAYYEAYDSEPVAKEAIKSKPKAAIERVEVEHQSSAAVYQTFPIEQLSLSLGDLIPDVRTATLAEDILKVVKLESPIHVKQLSIRLLSAVGSSRSGARINRAILDGISLLNRQGSIELDGEFIIAKSYDEITIRNRSELPSNERKYDLIYDGEIAKAAVDTVKDTFSISCDDLIKSVTEVLGFSMTSKAMKVRTEAILLEQVNSGHLTAQGDVIQAST, encoded by the coding sequence ATGAACTCAAATCTTAAAGATATTTTTGATAAAAGCCGTCAAGAACTCCTTGATATGGGGCTTAGAGGGAATACATTACTTAATGTCGGCAAGGGAGCCAAAACTTTAGATATTGTTGATGAAAAGTCTGAACAAGTGTTTAAGCTCTTGGTTGGAGAATCAAAAACAATGTCATTTCTTTCTGCTCCAGATTCTCTGGATACAGAAGACAACAAGTCGATATCTTTAACTGATTTGACGACCCATCTTGAAGAAAGAAATGGTGATAAGAGGCATTCAGATAATGCCTTACAAACCCAATTATTCAGAAAGTCCTTAGACACCCGATTACTAAAGTTAAGCACAGAAGCCACTACATTTGTGCAAGAGCAGGGGGTTGACCTTCTTTATCTTGCGATGGGGTTCGTTAAGTGGTTTGAAGATGATAATTCAGACAAGCCTAGATACGCTCCTTTAGTGCTAGTACCTGTCGAAATTTTTAGAGCAGATGCGGGTGATACATACAAAATTCGCTACACAGAAAATGAGTTAGGAACAAACCTAACGCTTGCAGCAAAACTTAAAATGGAATTTGGTACTATACTCCCCGACCTTGAAGAAGGCGAAGATGGCTATGACTATCAAGGCTATTTAGATTTAGTGTCTACAGCTATCTCAGGCGAGAGACGTTGGTCAGTAGAGAGTGATAAAATTGTTTTAAGCTTCTTTTCTTTTGGTAAGTTCCAGATGTACCAAGACTTATCAGATGAAGTATGGCCTGAAGGTAAGAAGCCGTCAGAAAATGCACTGATTCAAAAGTTGTTTACTGAAGATTTTGAAAGTGATTCAACTTTGCTTGATTCAACACCGATGGACGTAAACCGTGTCGAAGAAGTCCAACTTGTTTTAGATTCTGATTCAAGCCAGACAGAGGCGGTGTTAGCTGCAAGAACAGGTGCTAACCTTGTTATTCAAGGCCCCCCAGGTACGGGTAAATCTCAAACGATTACTAACATCATTTCTCAAGCTTTAGCTGATAATAAAAAAGTGCTGTTTGTCGCTGAAAAAATGGCAGCTCTCGATGTCGTAAAGCGCCGCCTAGACAACTGTCATATCGGTGATTCTGTTTTAGAGTTGCACTCTCATAAAGCAAACAAGAAGTCAGTACTTTCATCTTTAGAAAATACACTGCTGCAACACGCTCCAATCACGCCAGAACGAAGTGAAGATATTGATCGCTTAGTCTCATTACGTAATAAGTTAGATGATTACTGTCAGTCGATTAATGAAAGTATTGCTAATACGGAAGTGAGCTATCACGATGCGCTCGGTTATAGATCTCAGCTTGAGCGTATCATTATCGAAGCCTCAATCGCGACAGGTGATCTACCCAGTAAAGATTTTGATTTGAACGTATGGGACAAGAGCTACTACTTGTCTGCTTTAGCAAAGATAACGGAAGTTGTTGATTATTTGGCTGAACATAATGCTCCAAGCTTAAATTTGTTCTCATCAACAAGCCTTACCGATTATTCACCTGCTGATGATAAGTTGGCTCAAAATTTGGTTTCCGAACTCAAGAGCACACAAGAAAAAATCATAACCCAAATTACAAAGCTTCACTCTTGTGCTGATTATGTAACACCGATCACCAATTACACTGATTGTGTATCAGTATTTGAAGGTTTATCTCTCATTGCAGATAGACCAGAGCTTGAAAGTGTCGATGCGAACTCTTCTGCTTGGGAGTCTAAAGGCGATGTAATACTCGATTTTGCTCTTCAAGGTGCGACACTTCAGGACCAAAAATCTGAGTTATCGACTCATTTTGTGGATAACGCTTTAGATTATGATTGGATACCTATTCGTGGCTCGCTTCTTACTACTGGTCAGAAATGGTGGCGCTTCCTATCTGGCGACTATCGCCAAGCAAAAAGCACTTATACAGGGATGTGTAAGAGTGGCTTGGTTGGCGGGGCGAGCGATTGGATTGAGAAAATTGATACCGTGCTCAAATATCGCTCGACACAAAAGCATTTTGTTGAATCTGCTCAGCTTGCTATTGATACCATCGGTAGCCACTTCAAAAGTGAAAGCACTGACTGGAAAGCTATCTTAAAACCGCTTCAGTGGGTTAACCAATGCCATGTAGGAATAAAGTCTGGCTCGCTTGATAGTAGTCTGGCTCAGTACTTAGACCCATCAAAGGAAATTGGCTTTTCAACCATCGAACTCGAGCAAGTAAAAGAGTTAATCAGTCAGCGTAATGAGGTCATGGGTCAGTTGGCTTCTTTACTCCAGCTAGACTTGGCGAATTTTATCGTTCGATGTGACTCTCTACCTTGTGATGGTGTTGAGTTATTCGATACTGATCTTCAAAAATTTTACCCTTTAACCCGCTTTAATCGCTTAGCTTCAGAGCTAGACAGTGTTGGGCTTTGTGACTGGAGAAAGAAAGCATTTGTATGGTCAGACACACCTACTTTAATTCGTGATTGTTTCAAGTTTACGTTTTATAGCGCATTGGTTGAACACCAGTATGATTCACGAGATGAGATCCGCTACTTCGATCGTGTAGAGCACGAAAAGCAGATTGAGCAGTTTAGCGCTATTGATGGTCAATTGTTTCACTTTGCTCAAGAAACCTTAGTGAAACAACTTTATGACAATCTACCGAATCCGTCAGCAAGAGGTGAGGTAGAAACGTTAAGACGTGAGTTCAATAAGAAACGCCGTCAGATGCCAATTAGACGCTTGCTTAATAAATCAGGTCGTGTGATCCAGCAGACCAAGCCAGTGTTTATGATGAGTCCTATGTCGATTGCAACTTACTTAGAGCCAGGAGTTGTTGAGTTTGATTTAGTTATCTTCGATGAAGCCTCACAAGTTAAAGTTGCTGATGCGCTTGGAGCTATCATGCGTGGCAAACAAGTTATCGTGGTAGGTGATACCAAGCAAATGCCACCAACAAGTTTCTTTGGTAAGCAATTAGTCTTGGATGATGAAGATGCAGAAGAAAGCGTTACAGCAGATATGGAAAGTATTCTGGGAATGTTCTTAGCATCAGGGACTCCAGAGAAAATGCTGAAATGGCACTATCGTAGTCGCCATGAATCCTTGATTGCGGTGTCTAACCAAGAGTTTTACGACAACAAGTTGATGATTTTCCCGTCATCGGGCATCAACCCTCATGCAAAAGGCTTAAGCCTTAACTACTTGCCAAATACTACGTACGATCGTGGTGGTTCAAGAAGCAATATGGGCGAAGCCGCAGCGGTTGCAGAGGCCGTGATTAGACACGCAAAGACAACACCAAATCAAACATTAGGTGTTGTTGCATTCAGTACTGCTCAGCGTGATGCCATCCTTCTAGAGGTTGAGCGATTAAGAAAGACGAATCCAGACCTAGAACATTTCTTCGGAGAGCATGAAGAAGGAGAAGATTTCTTCGTTAAAAACCTTGAGAACGTGCAGGGTGATGAGCGTGATACCATTTATATCAGCATTGGATATGGTAAAACGAACGAAGGCCGCTTACCCATGAGTTTTGGCCCACTAAACAGTGATGGTGGTGAGCGAAGACTCAATGTTCTTATTTCTCGTGCTCGTATGTGTATGGAGGTGTTTAGTAACTTCAAAGGTGATGAAATGCCAACGACGGATGCATCTCCCTTTGGCGTTAGAGCGTTAAAGAACTTCTTACATTATGCAGAAACAGGTGATTTAGTTAAGAGAGAAGAAACAGGCAAAGGACCTGATTCGCCGTTTGAAGAAGAAGTTATATCATCAATTCGCTCTTTGGGTTATCAAGTTCAGCCGCAGGTAGGTTGTGCAGGCTTTTACATTGATATTGCTGTCCGAGATCCAAATAAGCCAGGTCGTTATATGCTTGCAGTAGAGTGTGATGGTGCGACATATCACAGTTCGAAAAGTGCTAGAGATCGTGACCGTATTCGTCAAAGTGTGCTTGAAGGACTTGGCTGGCGCTTCCATCGTATTTGGAGTACTGATTGGTTCCGTAATCGACATAAAGAGACGGAAAGACTTGATGACGCCATCAAGTCTACGATTGCGTATTATGAAGCCTACGATTCAGAGCCTGTTGCTAAAGAGGCTATAAAATCAAAGCCAAAAGCTGCGATTGAAAGAGTCGAAGTTGAACATCAGTCATCAGCCGCTGTGTATCAAACATTCCCAATAGAGCAATTGAGCTTGAGTCTTGGAGATCTTATTCCAGATGTTAGAACAGCAACGTTAGCGGAGGATATTCTGAAGGTAGTAAAGCTTGAGTCGCCAATTCATGTGAAACAGCTAAGCATTCGTTTGTTGTCTGCGGTTGGCAGTTCACGAAGTGGTGCTCGTATCAATCGTGCGATTCTTGATGGAATAAGCTTACTCAACAGACAAGGGAGTATTGAGCTAGACGGTGAGTTTATTATAGCTAAGAGCTACGATGAAATTACGATTCGCAATCGATCTGAATTGCCATCAAATGAACGAAAGTACGATTTAATTTATGACGGTGAAATTGCAAAAGCAGCAGTAGATACTGTTAAGGACACTTTCTCTATATCGTGCGATGATCTGATAAAATCAGTGACTGAAGTGTTAGGTTTCTCTATGACGAGTAAAGCCATGAAGGTAAGAACTGAAGCAATACTGTTAGAGCAAGTTAACTCAGGACACTTGACCGCTCAAGGTGATGTTATCCAAGCCTCAACATGA
- the tdh gene encoding L-threonine 3-dehydrogenase: protein MKIKALSKLKPEEGIWMTEVEKPEMGHNDLLIRIKKTAICGTDVHIYNWDEWSQNTIPVPMVVGHEYVGEVVGIGQEVRGFEIGDRVSGEGHITCGHCRNCRGGRTHLCRNTTGVGVNRTGAFSEFLVIPAFNAFKIPAEISDDLASIFDPFGNAVHTALSFDLVGEDVLITGAGPIGIMAAAVAKHVGARHVVITDVNEYRLDLARQMGVTRAVNVMEEKLEDVMSDLGMTEGFDVGLEMSGNPSAFNSMLTNMNHGGKISLLGIPPSDMAVDWNQVIFKGLVIKGIYGREMFETWYKMASLIQSGLDLTPIITHHYKVDDFQKGFDMMRSGMSGKVILDWE, encoded by the coding sequence ATGAAAATTAAAGCACTTTCTAAGCTTAAGCCTGAAGAAGGCATCTGGATGACCGAGGTTGAAAAACCTGAAATGGGTCATAATGATCTTCTTATTCGTATTAAGAAAACTGCAATTTGTGGTACAGACGTACATATCTACAACTGGGATGAGTGGTCACAAAACACAATTCCAGTACCTATGGTAGTAGGTCACGAATACGTGGGCGAAGTTGTTGGCATCGGCCAAGAAGTTCGTGGTTTTGAAATCGGCGACCGTGTATCTGGCGAAGGTCACATCACATGTGGTCACTGCCGTAACTGTCGTGGCGGCCGTACTCACCTTTGTCGTAACACAACAGGTGTTGGTGTAAACCGCACTGGTGCGTTCTCTGAGTTCCTTGTGATCCCTGCGTTCAACGCATTTAAGATCCCAGCAGAAATCTCTGACGATCTAGCATCAATCTTTGACCCGTTTGGTAACGCAGTACACACAGCGCTTTCTTTCGACCTAGTAGGCGAAGACGTGCTAATTACTGGTGCTGGTCCAATTGGTATCATGGCTGCTGCTGTTGCTAAGCACGTTGGTGCTCGTCACGTTGTCATTACTGACGTAAACGAATACCGCCTAGACCTTGCTCGTCAAATGGGTGTAACTCGTGCAGTAAACGTGATGGAAGAGAAACTTGAAGACGTAATGTCTGATCTTGGTATGACAGAAGGCTTCGACGTAGGCCTAGAAATGTCTGGTAACCCATCAGCGTTCAACAGCATGCTGACTAACATGAACCACGGCGGTAAGATTTCTCTGCTAGGTATTCCACCATCAGACATGGCAGTAGACTGGAACCAAGTAATCTTCAAAGGTTTGGTTATCAAAGGTATCTACGGTCGTGAGATGTTCGAAACGTGGTACAAGATGGCTTCACTAATCCAGTCAGGTCTAGATCTAACACCAATCATTACTCACCACTACAAAGTGGACGACTTCCAGAAAGGCTTCGACATGATGCGTTCTGGTATGTCAGGTAAAGTAATTCTTGATTGGGAATAA
- a CDS encoding glycine C-acetyltransferase, with protein MSSAFYQQIQTQIEEVKEEGLYKSERIITSAQKAAVSISTGEEVLNFCANNYLGLANHPALIEAAKDGMDQHGFGMASVRFICGTQDSHKELEQKLSTFLGKEDTILYTSCFDANAGLFETILGKEDAIISDALNHASIIDGVRLCKAMRFRYSNNNMEELEQQLIAAKEAGARHTLIVTDGVFSMDGVVANLPAICDLADKYGALVMVDDSHAVGFMGENGAGTHEFHNVVDRIDIITGTLGKAMGGASGGYTSGKKEVIDWLRQRSRPYLFSNSVAPAIVSASIRVLDLLAESGDLRIQLWENSAHFRTRMEAAGFTMGGADHAIIPIMLGDAKVAAEFAERALEKGIYVVGFSFPVVPKGAARIRTQMSAAHSREQLDRAIDAFIQVGKDMAII; from the coding sequence AACAGATTCAAACTCAAATCGAAGAAGTTAAAGAAGAAGGTCTTTACAAGTCTGAGCGCATTATCACTTCTGCACAAAAAGCAGCGGTTTCTATCTCGACTGGTGAAGAAGTACTAAACTTCTGTGCAAACAACTACTTAGGTCTTGCTAACCACCCAGCTCTTATCGAAGCAGCTAAAGATGGTATGGATCAGCACGGTTTTGGCATGGCTTCAGTACGTTTCATCTGTGGTACTCAAGACTCTCACAAAGAACTAGAGCAAAAGCTATCTACGTTCCTTGGTAAAGAAGACACTATCCTTTACACATCTTGCTTTGATGCAAACGCTGGCCTATTCGAAACGATTCTAGGCAAAGAAGACGCAATCATTTCTGATGCTCTAAACCACGCATCTATCATTGATGGTGTTCGTCTGTGTAAAGCAATGCGCTTCCGTTACTCGAACAACAACATGGAAGAGCTAGAGCAGCAACTTATCGCAGCTAAAGAAGCGGGCGCTCGTCACACGCTTATCGTAACTGACGGCGTGTTCTCAATGGACGGCGTAGTCGCTAACCTTCCTGCTATCTGTGACCTTGCTGATAAGTACGGCGCACTAGTGATGGTTGATGACTCTCACGCAGTTGGCTTCATGGGCGAAAACGGCGCAGGTACTCACGAGTTCCACAACGTTGTTGACCGTATCGACATCATCACAGGTACGCTTGGTAAGGCAATGGGTGGCGCTTCAGGCGGTTACACTTCTGGTAAGAAAGAAGTAATCGACTGGTTACGTCAGCGTTCTCGTCCATACCTATTCTCTAACTCTGTTGCTCCTGCAATCGTATCGGCGTCTATCCGCGTTCTAGATCTTCTAGCGGAATCTGGCGACCTACGTATTCAACTATGGGAAAACTCTGCTCACTTCCGTACTCGTATGGAAGCTGCGGGCTTCACTATGGGCGGTGCTGACCACGCAATCATCCCAATCATGCTGGGTGATGCAAAAGTTGCGGCTGAATTCGCAGAGCGCGCACTAGAGAAAGGCATCTACGTGGTAGGTTTCTCTTTCCCAGTAGTACCAAAAGGCGCAGCTCGTATCCGTACGCAAATGTCTGCTGCGCACTCTCGTGAGCAACTGGATCGCGCAATTGATGCGTTCATCCAAGTTGGTAAAGACATGGCTATCATCTAA